A single genomic interval of Calypte anna isolate BGI_N300 chromosome 3, bCalAnn1_v1.p, whole genome shotgun sequence harbors:
- the IAH1 gene encoding isoamyl acetate-hydrolyzing esterase 1 homolog isoform X2 produces the protein MAGGHSLLRDWSGYNTRWAKLILPRLITKSSGTESTVAVTIFFGANDSALKDLNPKQHVPLEEYADNLKSMIQYLKSVDITEDRIILITPPPLQESAWEKECLAKGEKLNRRNATTGEYAQACVQVARDCGTDVVDLWTLMQKNQDFSSYLSDGLHLSAKGNSFLAAQLWSCLGKKLSALPSLLPYWRDVDCRNPEVSLL, from the exons ATGGCTGGGGGGCATTCCTTGCTGAGAGACTGGTCAG GGTACAACACCAGATGGGCTAAACTGATCCTCCCAAGACTGATCACTAAAAGTTCTGGCACTGAGAGTACTGTTGCAGTCACTATTTTCTTTGGAGCTAATGACAGTGCTTTGAAAG ATCTGAACCCTAAGCAACATGTTCCTTTAGAGGAATATGCAGACAACTTAAAGAGCATGATACAGTATCTGAAATCAGTAGACATTACTGAAGACAGGATTATTTTGATAACACCACCACCTCTTCAGGAATCAGCTTGGGAAAAGGAGTGTCTTGCCAAAG GTGAAAAATTAAATCGCCGCAATGCCACCACTGGGGAATATGCCCAGGCCTGTGTGCAGGTAGCCAGGGACTGTGGAACAGATGTAGTTGACCTCTGGACACTGATGCAGAAGAATCAG GATTTCTCCTCCTATTTGTCTGACGGGCTCCATTTATCAGCAAAAGGCAACAGCTTTCTAGCAGCACAACTTTGGTCatgcctgggaaaaaaactgtCAGCTCTTCCCTCACTGCTGCCTTACTGGCGTGATGTGGACTGTAGGAACCCTGAGGTCAGTCTTCTCTGA
- the CPSF3 gene encoding cleavage and polyadenylation specificity factor subunit 3 isoform X1, which produces MATKRKAEALIPAEESDQLLIRPLGAGQEVGRSCIILEFKGRKIMLDCGIHPGLEGMDALPYIDLIDPAEIDLLLISHFHLDHCGALPWFLQKTSFKGRTFMTHATKAIYRWLLSDYVKVSNISADDMLYTETDLEESMDKIETINFHEVKEVAGIKFWCYHAGHVLGAAMFMIEIAGVKLLYTGDFSRQEDRHLMAAEIPNIKPDILIIESTYGTHIHEKREEREARFCNTVHDIVNRGGRGLIPVFALGRAQELLLILDEYWQNHPELHDIPIYYASSLAKKCMAVYQTYVNAMNDKIRKQININNPFVFKHISNLKSMDHFDDIGPSVVMASPGMMQSGLSRELFESWCTDKRNGVIIAGYCVEGTLAKHIMSEPEEITTMSGQKLPLKMSVDYISFSAHTDYQQTSEFIRALKPPHVILVHGEQNEMARLKAALIREYEDNDEVHIEVHNPRNTEAVTLNFRGEKLAKVMGSLADKKPEQGQRISGILVKRNFNYHILSPCDLSNYTDLAMSTVTQTQAIPYTGPFNLLSYQLQKLTGDVEEIEIQQKPALKVFKTITVIQEPGMVVLEWVANPANDMYADTVTTVILEVQSNPKIQKAAVQKISKKVDMEVYRKRMEIMLQDMFGEDCVSSKDGSVLCVTVDGKTANISLDTRTVDCEPGSEDDESLREMVELAAQRLYDALSPVH; this is translated from the exons ATGGCGACCAAGCGGAAAGCAGAGGCCCTGATCCCGGCGGAGGAGAGCGATCAGCTGCTCATCCGGCCCCT AGGTGCTGGCCAAGAAGTAGGAAGGTCATGCATTATTCTGGagtttaaaggaagaaaaataatg cTTGACTGTGGAATCCATCCCGGACTGGAAGGAATGGATGCTCTTCCTTACATTGATTTGATAGATCCTGCAGAGATTGATCTCCTCCTAATCAGCCA TTTCCATTTAGATCACTGTGGGGCTTTACCTTGGTTTTTgcagaaaacaagttttaaagGAAGGACATTTATGACACATGCAACAAAAGCTATTTACAGATGGCTTCTTTCAGACTATGTCAAAGTCAG TAACATATCAGCGGATGACATGCTATATACAGAGACAGACCTTGAAGAAAGCATGGACAAGATTGAGACCATCAACTTCCATGAAGTGAAAGAGGTGGCAGGAATCAAATTCTGGTGTTACCACGCAGGCCACGTTCTGGGAGCAGCCATGTTTATGATTGAAATAGCTGGTGTGAAg CTTTTATATACAGGTGATTTCTCAAGACAGGAAGACAGACATCTGATGGCTGCTGAGATTCCTAATATTAAACCTGATATTCTTATAATT GAATCCACATATGGGACTCATATTcatgagaaaagagaagagcGAGAGGCCAGGTTCTGTAACACTGTCCATGACATAGTGAACAGAGGGGGCAGAGGTCTCATTCCTGTGTTTGCCCTCGGTCGAGCTCAAGAACTACTTTTAATTTTAG atgaataCTGGCAGAATCATCCTGAACTCCATGATATCCCTATATACTATGCCTCCTctttggcaaaaaaatgcaTGGCAGTTTATCAGACATATGTCAATGCCATGAATGACAAAATCCGCAAGCAAATTAACATCAACAATCCATTTGTTTTCAAGCATATCAGTAACCTGAAG AGTATGGATCATTTTGATGATATTGGCCCAAGTGTTGTGATGGCTTCCCCAGGTATGATGCAGAGTGGCTTATCCAGAGAGCTGTTTGAGAGCTGGTGCACAGATAAGAGAAATGGAGTAATTATAGCTGGGTACTGTGTTGAAGGAACACTTGCTAAG CACATCATGTCTGAACCTGAAGAGATCACAACTATGTCAGGGCAAAAACTCCCACTGAAGATGTCTGTGGATTacatttctttctcagctcaCACAGATTATCAGCAAACCAGTGAATTTATCCGAGCCCTGAAACCTCCACATGTG ATTTTAGTTCATGGTGAGCAGAATGAAATGGCCAGACTGAAAGCAGCACTGATACGGGAATATGAAGATAATGACGAAGTTCATATTGAAGTTCATAATCCAAGGAATACTGAGGCTGTGACATTAAacttcagaggagaaaaacttGCCAAG GTGATGGGATCTTTAGCAGATAAGAAGCCAGAACAAGGACAGAGAATTTCTGGAATCCtagttaaaagaaattttaactATCACATCCTTTCTCCATGTGACCTCTCCA ATTATACAGACTTGGCAATGAGCACTGTGACCCAGACACAGGCTATTCCATACACTGGACCTTTTAATCTCCTGAGTTATCAGCTACAGAAACTTACTG GTGATGTAGAAGAAATAGAAATCCAACAAAAACCAGCCCTGAAGGTTTTCAAAACTATTACTGTGATTCAGGAACCAGGCATGGTGGTCCTTGAG tGGGTGGCAAATCCTGCTAATGATATGTATGCAGACACTGTGACAACAGTGATACTGGAAGTGCAGTCAAATCCCAAAATACAGAAAG ctgcagtgcagaaaaTTTCCAAAAAGGTAGATATGGAAGTGTATAGGAAGCGAATGGAGATCATGCTTCA GGATATGTTTGGAGAAGACTGTGTGAGTTCTAAAGATGGCTCTGTCCTGTGCGTCACAGTCGATGGGAAGACTGCAAACATTTCCCTGGACACTCGG ACAGTTGACTGTGAGCCAGGAAGTGAAGATGACGAATCCCTTCGTGAAATGGTGGAGCTGGCTGCACAAAGGCTTTATGATGCCCTCAGCCCAGTACACTGA
- the IAH1 gene encoding isoamyl acetate-hydrolyzing esterase 1 homolog isoform X1 — protein MALAEAAVPGRLLLWPRVVLFGDSITQFSFQEDGWGAFLAERLVRKCDVLNRGFSGYNTRWAKLILPRLITKSSGTESTVAVTIFFGANDSALKDLNPKQHVPLEEYADNLKSMIQYLKSVDITEDRIILITPPPLQESAWEKECLAKGEKLNRRNATTGEYAQACVQVARDCGTDVVDLWTLMQKNQDFSSYLSDGLHLSAKGNSFLAAQLWSCLGKKLSALPSLLPYWRDVDCRNPEVSLL, from the exons ATGGCGCTGGCTGAGGCTGCTGTCCCGGGGCGGCTCCTGCTCTGGCCCCGCGTCGTCCTTTTCGGAGACTCCATCACTCAG TTCTCCTTCCAGGAAGATGGCTGGGGGGCATTCCTTGCTGAGAGACTGGTCAG aaaatgtgATGTTTTGAACCGTGGGTTCTCGGGGTACAACACCAGATGGGCTAAACTGATCCTCCCAAGACTGATCACTAAAAGTTCTGGCACTGAGAGTACTGTTGCAGTCACTATTTTCTTTGGAGCTAATGACAGTGCTTTGAAAG ATCTGAACCCTAAGCAACATGTTCCTTTAGAGGAATATGCAGACAACTTAAAGAGCATGATACAGTATCTGAAATCAGTAGACATTACTGAAGACAGGATTATTTTGATAACACCACCACCTCTTCAGGAATCAGCTTGGGAAAAGGAGTGTCTTGCCAAAG GTGAAAAATTAAATCGCCGCAATGCCACCACTGGGGAATATGCCCAGGCCTGTGTGCAGGTAGCCAGGGACTGTGGAACAGATGTAGTTGACCTCTGGACACTGATGCAGAAGAATCAG GATTTCTCCTCCTATTTGTCTGACGGGCTCCATTTATCAGCAAAAGGCAACAGCTTTCTAGCAGCACAACTTTGGTCatgcctgggaaaaaaactgtCAGCTCTTCCCTCACTGCTGCCTTACTGGCGTGATGTGGACTGTAGGAACCCTGAGGTCAGTCTTCTCTGA
- the CPSF3 gene encoding cleavage and polyadenylation specificity factor subunit 3 isoform X2 gives MQQKLFTDGFFQTMSKSGHVLGAAMFMIEIAGVKLLYTGDFSRQEDRHLMAAEIPNIKPDILIIESTYGTHIHEKREEREARFCNTVHDIVNRGGRGLIPVFALGRAQELLLILDEYWQNHPELHDIPIYYASSLAKKCMAVYQTYVNAMNDKIRKQININNPFVFKHISNLKSMDHFDDIGPSVVMASPGMMQSGLSRELFESWCTDKRNGVIIAGYCVEGTLAKHIMSEPEEITTMSGQKLPLKMSVDYISFSAHTDYQQTSEFIRALKPPHVILVHGEQNEMARLKAALIREYEDNDEVHIEVHNPRNTEAVTLNFRGEKLAKVMGSLADKKPEQGQRISGILVKRNFNYHILSPCDLSNYTDLAMSTVTQTQAIPYTGPFNLLSYQLQKLTGDVEEIEIQQKPALKVFKTITVIQEPGMVVLEWVANPANDMYADTVTTVILEVQSNPKIQKAAVQKISKKVDMEVYRKRMEIMLQDMFGEDCVSSKDGSVLCVTVDGKTANISLDTRTVDCEPGSEDDESLREMVELAAQRLYDALSPVH, from the exons ATGCAACAAAAGCTATTTACAGATGGCTTCTTTCAGACTATGTCAAAGTCAG GCCACGTTCTGGGAGCAGCCATGTTTATGATTGAAATAGCTGGTGTGAAg CTTTTATATACAGGTGATTTCTCAAGACAGGAAGACAGACATCTGATGGCTGCTGAGATTCCTAATATTAAACCTGATATTCTTATAATT GAATCCACATATGGGACTCATATTcatgagaaaagagaagagcGAGAGGCCAGGTTCTGTAACACTGTCCATGACATAGTGAACAGAGGGGGCAGAGGTCTCATTCCTGTGTTTGCCCTCGGTCGAGCTCAAGAACTACTTTTAATTTTAG atgaataCTGGCAGAATCATCCTGAACTCCATGATATCCCTATATACTATGCCTCCTctttggcaaaaaaatgcaTGGCAGTTTATCAGACATATGTCAATGCCATGAATGACAAAATCCGCAAGCAAATTAACATCAACAATCCATTTGTTTTCAAGCATATCAGTAACCTGAAG AGTATGGATCATTTTGATGATATTGGCCCAAGTGTTGTGATGGCTTCCCCAGGTATGATGCAGAGTGGCTTATCCAGAGAGCTGTTTGAGAGCTGGTGCACAGATAAGAGAAATGGAGTAATTATAGCTGGGTACTGTGTTGAAGGAACACTTGCTAAG CACATCATGTCTGAACCTGAAGAGATCACAACTATGTCAGGGCAAAAACTCCCACTGAAGATGTCTGTGGATTacatttctttctcagctcaCACAGATTATCAGCAAACCAGTGAATTTATCCGAGCCCTGAAACCTCCACATGTG ATTTTAGTTCATGGTGAGCAGAATGAAATGGCCAGACTGAAAGCAGCACTGATACGGGAATATGAAGATAATGACGAAGTTCATATTGAAGTTCATAATCCAAGGAATACTGAGGCTGTGACATTAAacttcagaggagaaaaacttGCCAAG GTGATGGGATCTTTAGCAGATAAGAAGCCAGAACAAGGACAGAGAATTTCTGGAATCCtagttaaaagaaattttaactATCACATCCTTTCTCCATGTGACCTCTCCA ATTATACAGACTTGGCAATGAGCACTGTGACCCAGACACAGGCTATTCCATACACTGGACCTTTTAATCTCCTGAGTTATCAGCTACAGAAACTTACTG GTGATGTAGAAGAAATAGAAATCCAACAAAAACCAGCCCTGAAGGTTTTCAAAACTATTACTGTGATTCAGGAACCAGGCATGGTGGTCCTTGAG tGGGTGGCAAATCCTGCTAATGATATGTATGCAGACACTGTGACAACAGTGATACTGGAAGTGCAGTCAAATCCCAAAATACAGAAAG ctgcagtgcagaaaaTTTCCAAAAAGGTAGATATGGAAGTGTATAGGAAGCGAATGGAGATCATGCTTCA GGATATGTTTGGAGAAGACTGTGTGAGTTCTAAAGATGGCTCTGTCCTGTGCGTCACAGTCGATGGGAAGACTGCAAACATTTCCCTGGACACTCGG ACAGTTGACTGTGAGCCAGGAAGTGAAGATGACGAATCCCTTCGTGAAATGGTGGAGCTGGCTGCACAAAGGCTTTATGATGCCCTCAGCCCAGTACACTGA